Proteins encoded in a region of the Paenibacillus sp. E222 genome:
- the dctA gene encoding C4-dicarboxylate transporter DctA, translating to MSFVKSLFFQIIVAVIIGIGVGILWPDLGSLLQPLGTGFIKLIKMIIAPLIFMVIVTGIAKIGDLKSVGRIGFKAILWFEIATTVALVLGLGTANLLRPGASMNVDPSTLDASGIEAKTNGSELPHVVDFIMNIIPTSIVDAFAQNALLQVLLVACLFGTALAASESKAKENVLTLIENVLGILFRIIGYIMKLAPIGAFGAMAYTVGAYGASTLSSFGLLIIACYGAALLFLVMLALAGWWITGLNFLQFVKYTRSEVMLAIGTGSSEVVMPRMMDKLTKAGCDRAVVGLVVPTGYSFNLDGASIYLSLATVFLAQAVGIDLTLGQEITILLVLMLSSKGMAGVPGSAFLALSATAAALNAFPVAAVALLLGADRFMDTMRVFTNLMGNCVAAFVVAKWEGLLDQKRMRAVLSGEISAEELEREEQASLSSVKLNKREQGKGMVSTDML from the coding sequence ATGTCATTTGTGAAATCATTGTTTTTTCAAATCATTGTAGCGGTTATCATCGGGATTGGTGTAGGCATTCTGTGGCCTGATCTGGGCAGTCTGCTGCAGCCGCTCGGAACAGGTTTTATCAAGCTGATCAAAATGATCATTGCTCCATTAATCTTTATGGTGATCGTGACAGGCATAGCCAAAATCGGTGATCTGAAATCAGTTGGACGGATTGGGTTCAAAGCCATTCTATGGTTCGAAATCGCAACGACGGTTGCTCTGGTCCTTGGACTCGGCACAGCCAACCTGCTTCGTCCGGGTGCAAGCATGAACGTGGACCCCTCGACCCTTGATGCAAGTGGGATCGAAGCCAAAACCAATGGCTCTGAACTGCCGCATGTCGTCGACTTTATCATGAACATTATTCCAACAAGTATTGTAGATGCCTTTGCACAAAATGCATTGCTGCAAGTGCTGCTCGTTGCCTGTTTGTTCGGGACAGCCTTGGCAGCATCGGAAAGTAAGGCGAAGGAGAATGTGCTGACGCTGATTGAAAATGTATTGGGCATCTTGTTCCGCATTATTGGGTACATTATGAAACTGGCACCCATCGGAGCCTTCGGAGCCATGGCGTACACCGTTGGAGCGTATGGGGCATCTACACTTTCCTCTTTCGGTTTGCTGATTATTGCCTGTTACGGAGCAGCATTACTGTTTCTGGTGATGCTTGCACTGGCTGGCTGGTGGATTACAGGGCTGAACTTTTTGCAATTTGTAAAATATACACGTTCCGAAGTGATGCTGGCGATTGGCACAGGTTCCTCGGAAGTTGTTATGCCCCGCATGATGGACAAGTTGACCAAAGCAGGCTGTGATCGTGCTGTCGTCGGTCTCGTGGTTCCAACAGGGTACTCGTTCAATCTGGACGGAGCCTCGATCTACCTGTCGCTGGCGACCGTTTTTCTGGCTCAAGCGGTTGGCATTGATCTGACACTTGGACAAGAGATTACGATTTTACTGGTATTAATGCTTAGCTCCAAAGGTATGGCGGGTGTACCTGGCTCCGCATTCCTAGCTTTGTCTGCTACAGCAGCGGCCCTGAATGCATTCCCGGTAGCAGCTGTTGCCTTACTGCTTGGTGCGGATCGCTTCATGGATACGATGCGAGTATTCACGAATTTGATGGGCAACTGTGTTGCGGCATTTGTAGTTGCGAAATGGGAAGGGCTGTTGGACCAAAAACGCATGCGGGCTGTGCTTTCCGGGGAGATTAGTGCCGAAGAGCTGGAGAGAGAAGAACAAGCGTCCTTGTCCTCGGTGAAGTTGAACAAAAGGGAACAGGGGAAAGGAATGGTTTCGACGGACATGTTGTAA
- a CDS encoding glucose-1-phosphate adenylyltransferase — protein MAKKEVVAMLLAGGQGKRLKGLTKSLAKPAVYFGGTYRIIDFPLSNCSNSGIDTVGVLTQYEPLVLHSYIGIGSDWDLDRKNGGVYVLPPHEREDGSNWYRGTADAIYRNLNFIEQFDPEHVLILSGDHIYKMDYEKMLQYHKEKDADCTISVIDVSLEEASRFGVLNTHDDYSIYEFEEKPPEPKSTLASMGIYLFKWDVLKRFLIQDEQQASTSYDFGKDIIPLLLENEKSLYAYPFEGYWKDVGTIRSLWESNMDLLDEDTPFNLNDPDWRIFTRNPNQPAQYISPSAKVRNCIISEGSVVHGEVKHSVLFYGIEVGENSSVTDSVIMPKVKIGQNVRIHKAIIAEGLVIPDGVHLSPAPEDESDILLVDQEELERQLLEGMTSKA, from the coding sequence ATGGCAAAAAAAGAAGTTGTAGCGATGCTGCTCGCTGGAGGGCAAGGCAAAAGATTAAAGGGATTGACCAAATCACTGGCCAAGCCTGCTGTTTATTTTGGCGGAACCTACCGCATCATTGATTTTCCTCTAAGTAATTGCTCCAATTCTGGCATTGACACAGTTGGTGTGTTAACCCAGTATGAACCTCTGGTGCTGCACTCCTATATCGGCATTGGCAGTGATTGGGATCTGGACCGCAAAAATGGCGGGGTATATGTACTTCCTCCTCATGAACGTGAAGACGGCAGTAACTGGTACCGCGGTACAGCGGATGCCATCTACCGTAACCTGAATTTTATCGAACAATTCGATCCTGAACATGTGCTCATCTTGTCAGGGGATCATATCTATAAAATGGATTACGAGAAAATGCTTCAATACCATAAAGAAAAGGATGCAGATTGCACCATATCGGTCATTGATGTCTCATTGGAAGAAGCCAGCCGGTTCGGGGTGCTGAACACCCACGATGACTATAGCATCTATGAATTCGAAGAAAAACCTCCTGAACCCAAGAGCACGCTTGCTTCCATGGGTATCTATCTCTTCAAGTGGGATGTACTGAAACGCTTCCTGATCCAGGACGAACAGCAGGCATCCACCTCCTATGATTTTGGCAAAGACATCATTCCCTTGCTGCTTGAAAATGAAAAATCACTATACGCTTATCCGTTTGAAGGGTATTGGAAAGACGTTGGTACCATTCGCAGTCTGTGGGAATCCAATATGGACCTGTTGGACGAAGACACACCGTTTAATCTTAATGATCCGGACTGGCGTATTTTCACACGTAATCCGAACCAACCTGCACAATACATCTCGCCATCAGCGAAGGTGCGGAATTGCATCATTAGTGAAGGCAGTGTGGTACATGGTGAGGTTAAACACTCGGTGTTGTTCTACGGTATTGAGGTGGGAGAGAACAGTTCCGTAACCGATTCAGTGATCATGCCAAAAGTGAAGATCGGTCAAAATGTACGTATTCACAAAGCCATTATTGCCGAAGGATTGGTGATCCCGGATGGAGTACATCTGTCGCCCGCCCCTGAGGATGAAAGTGATATATTACTGGTCGATCAGGAAGAACTGGAACGTCAGCTTCTCGAGGGAATGACAAGTAAAGCCTAA
- a CDS encoding amidohydrolase family protein, with product MTQVKSEEQSFKHIFIAGIEGKRFDISIQDGRFASVTESVPQNDDSSLRVTDLWISPGVIDLHTHLAWTDFDHADQLKRDSHEVEVMQAQAFAATLRTGVTTARDAGGLLPSIARHLAQHYQHPLRVETSSEMLGAADARGVKYLEQRLNGIFDTGAGWVKIMATGGLGAPTEQVLDPVFSEEEFAFIVRYAHAHHKKVLVHTWGGVTIDWSIQAGVESVEHGMFLSEDQAGRLAQSRTAFVPTTSIYRIAADPKGVLALPTVISDRAARAAEAHSTAIGYAKRAGVRFGFGTDYATPSLHGYNLQELDTLINYGLTRAEAWQSATTNAAEILGRGNELGQIAEGYIADAIIFNADPYQTKNADQLRESIESVIIGAQKP from the coding sequence ATGACCCAGGTAAAATCGGAGGAACAAAGCTTCAAACATATCTTTATAGCAGGCATTGAAGGCAAACGGTTCGATATCTCGATCCAGGATGGCCGGTTTGCATCTGTTACAGAATCCGTGCCGCAGAATGATGACTCATCGCTTCGGGTTACAGATTTATGGATAAGTCCCGGAGTTATTGATCTTCATACACATCTGGCCTGGACAGACTTTGACCATGCGGATCAATTGAAACGGGACAGCCACGAGGTTGAAGTGATGCAGGCGCAAGCTTTTGCAGCTACCCTTCGGACGGGAGTAACTACGGCTCGTGATGCAGGCGGATTGTTACCAAGCATCGCGAGGCATCTCGCTCAGCACTATCAACACCCCTTAAGAGTTGAAACCAGCAGTGAAATGCTGGGAGCGGCAGATGCCCGTGGTGTAAAGTATCTGGAGCAACGGTTGAACGGAATTTTTGATACAGGAGCAGGATGGGTTAAAATCATGGCGACAGGTGGACTGGGAGCCCCTACGGAACAAGTGCTCGATCCTGTATTTTCGGAGGAAGAGTTCGCGTTTATCGTTCGCTATGCCCATGCCCACCATAAAAAGGTGCTGGTTCATACCTGGGGTGGGGTAACGATTGACTGGTCTATTCAGGCCGGAGTGGAATCTGTGGAGCATGGCATGTTCTTATCGGAGGATCAGGCCGGCAGACTTGCGCAGTCCCGAACGGCCTTTGTGCCCACCACATCGATATATCGTATTGCTGCAGATCCAAAAGGTGTGCTGGCGCTGCCTACTGTTATCAGTGATCGTGCCGCGCGCGCTGCTGAAGCGCATTCTACAGCCATCGGATATGCCAAAAGAGCAGGAGTCCGTTTCGGTTTCGGTACCGATTACGCCACACCTTCACTGCACGGCTATAACCTGCAAGAGTTGGATACGTTGATCAATTATGGCTTGACCCGGGCAGAGGCGTGGCAATCTGCGACGACCAATGCTGCTGAGATTTTGGGGCGTGGCAACGAATTGGGACAGATTGCAGAAGGTTATATTGCGGATGCTATTATTTTCAATGCCGATCCGTATCAAACGAAAAATGCAGATCAGCTGCGAGAGAGCATAGAGTCCGTAATTATTGGAGCGCAGAAACCATGA
- the glgD gene encoding glucose-1-phosphate adenylyltransferase subunit GlgD encodes MKPLIGVINLDHELEELKELTYFRCGAAVPYAGRYRLIDFVLSNMMNAGIESIGVFVRRKYRSLMDHLGDGKPWDLDRKHGGMFILPPDWNDPTDTSQGDLQHFHNNLDFFRRGSGQYVVHAGSRHVTKADLQDVYRYHISKGADVTLVCKKVDQLLPEHDACVKVEDDGNGNVVDIHQSTDHPNIYTEIFIMEKELFLRQVQRCIAHGESHFFRDVIQKNPDGLNIAAYAYDGYHAVINSIDSYYRNSLELLNSGLYEQLFKEQPVQTKIKYEAPAKYLDTAEVKHSLLANGCIVGGEVEDSILFRGVHVAKGAKIKGSIIMQKCYIGEGAVLENVILDKDVKLSGGQTLIGDPSNPYILAKSTII; translated from the coding sequence ATGAAACCATTGATCGGAGTTATTAACCTTGACCATGAGCTTGAGGAATTGAAGGAATTGACGTACTTTCGCTGTGGAGCCGCGGTGCCTTATGCCGGGCGTTACCGTCTGATTGATTTTGTATTATCCAATATGATGAATGCTGGCATTGAGAGTATCGGTGTTTTTGTTCGTCGCAAGTACCGTTCACTCATGGATCATCTGGGAGACGGTAAGCCGTGGGATCTGGATCGCAAGCATGGCGGTATGTTTATTTTACCACCGGACTGGAACGATCCAACCGATACGTCACAAGGGGATTTGCAGCATTTTCACAATAATCTCGATTTCTTCCGCCGGGGTTCAGGGCAATATGTAGTCCACGCAGGTAGTCGGCACGTAACCAAAGCAGATCTGCAGGATGTATACAGGTACCATATAAGCAAAGGCGCGGATGTAACGCTGGTCTGCAAAAAAGTGGATCAACTGCTGCCTGAGCATGACGCCTGTGTCAAAGTTGAAGATGACGGGAACGGTAATGTGGTGGACATTCACCAAAGCACCGATCACCCGAATATATATACAGAAATTTTCATTATGGAAAAAGAACTTTTCCTGCGCCAGGTGCAGCGCTGCATCGCTCATGGGGAAAGCCATTTCTTCCGTGATGTGATTCAGAAAAACCCGGATGGCTTGAACATTGCGGCGTATGCCTATGATGGCTATCACGCCGTGATCAATTCGATCGATAGCTATTACCGCAACAGTCTGGAATTGTTGAATAGCGGACTGTATGAGCAGCTGTTCAAGGAACAGCCTGTTCAAACCAAGATTAAATACGAGGCTCCGGCTAAATACCTGGACACTGCCGAGGTGAAACATTCCTTGCTCGCGAACGGCTGCATTGTGGGTGGAGAAGTGGAAGACAGCATCCTGTTCCGTGGGGTGCATGTGGCGAAAGGGGCCAAAATTAAAGGCTCCATTATTATGCAAAAATGCTACATCGGAGAAGGCGCCGTTCTGGAGAACGTCATTCTCGACAAAGATGTAAAGCTAAGCGGCGGCCAGACGCTGATCGGCGACCCGTCGAACCCGTATATTCTGGCGAAGAGTACTATTATCTAA
- a CDS encoding VanZ family protein yields the protein MNERSWLHTRWMLTIVACMAWLYVLIMGNLLFVSERTPGVNYQYNLVPLETIKPLLFEKNRYSTEAWVKNLFGNIVLFIPLGIWIPWLFRRCRRFLPFTGIVILLLFAVEITQLITRVGSFDVDDIILNTVGAWIGYVGFALIIYPQRRTRK from the coding sequence ATGAACGAACGTTCGTGGCTTCACACCAGGTGGATGCTCACAATCGTCGCATGTATGGCATGGTTATATGTGTTGATTATGGGTAACTTGCTCTTTGTCAGCGAGAGAACGCCTGGCGTGAATTATCAATATAATCTGGTACCATTAGAAACTATCAAGCCCCTGCTTTTTGAAAAGAACAGATACTCCACGGAAGCCTGGGTGAAAAACCTGTTTGGGAATATTGTCTTGTTCATCCCGCTTGGGATATGGATTCCCTGGTTATTCCGCAGGTGCCGGAGGTTTTTACCATTTACAGGAATTGTCATCTTACTTTTGTTTGCTGTTGAGATTACACAATTGATTACCCGTGTGGGTTCGTTTGATGTCGATGACATTATTTTGAATACGGTGGGTGCCTGGATTGGATACGTAGGATTTGCCTTAATCATATACCCACAGAGAAGGACTCGAAAATGA
- a CDS encoding glycogen/starch/alpha-glucan phosphorylase, which yields MFDNKETFKSIFRRNLVSKLGKPLAEATQEDVYHVLGSMIREYAGQDWAASNQGFKQRQDKQVYYFSLEFLIGRLLGNNLLNVNELELVRDSLAELGFSLEEVEEQEADAGLGNGGLGRLAACFLDSLASLGYAGHGCGIRYKYGLFEQKIINGNQVELPDNWLEKGNEWEVRRPDKKVEVQFWGRVEAYEQDGHYQFVTKDAESVVAVPYDVPVIAYGQPHVNTLRLWSAEPKRETSLDTPSNYYGYLDYSRSVESISEFLYPDDSQYEGKLLRLKQQYFMCSAGVQSALRTFNKLELSYDRLPDKVAFHINDTHPTLVIPELMRILIDVKGYGWDEAWDITTRTVSYTNHTTLSEALEKWPVAMISKLLPRIYMIIEEINKRFCGMLLERYPGDPDRIQHLAIVANDQVRMAHLAIVGSHSVNGVAALHTEILKEREMAPFYALYPERFNNKTNGITHRRWLMHANPKLSTLITDTIGSEWIREPGRLNELVGVADDASFQQHFHSIKRNNKERLAAYILDHTGRAVNPDSIFDVQVKRLHGYKRQLLNILHVMHLYNRLKSDASFDIVPRTFIFGAKAAPSYYFAKKIIKLINTVADTVNRDAAVKDRLQVFFLENYSVSLAEKIIPAADVSEQISTAGKEASGTGNMKFMMNGALTIGTMDGANVEMAEQVGQDNMFIFGLSADEVLEYYRSGSYRPSEIVQQDERIREVVEQLVHPGAFCERDGEFWDIYDSLLAHGDEYFVLRDFAAYADAHAAIDSAYRDVSGWTRKAVLNAAHSGIFSSDRTISEYATDIWGIHPVSGHWKG from the coding sequence TTGTTTGACAACAAGGAAACGTTCAAGAGTATTTTTAGACGCAATCTGGTCAGCAAATTGGGCAAACCATTAGCAGAAGCAACGCAGGAGGATGTCTATCACGTACTTGGAAGCATGATTCGCGAATACGCGGGTCAGGATTGGGCGGCGTCGAATCAGGGGTTTAAGCAGCGCCAGGATAAACAGGTCTATTACTTCTCGCTGGAATTCCTGATTGGACGTCTGCTCGGCAACAACCTGTTAAATGTGAATGAATTGGAACTCGTTCGTGACAGTCTGGCTGAATTGGGCTTCTCTTTGGAAGAAGTGGAAGAACAGGAGGCGGACGCAGGGCTCGGCAACGGAGGTCTGGGAAGACTCGCAGCCTGTTTTCTGGATTCACTGGCTTCCCTCGGTTATGCAGGACATGGATGCGGAATCCGATATAAATATGGCTTGTTTGAGCAGAAAATTATTAACGGCAATCAGGTGGAGCTACCCGATAATTGGCTCGAGAAGGGCAATGAATGGGAAGTGCGCCGTCCGGACAAAAAGGTGGAAGTGCAGTTCTGGGGCCGTGTGGAAGCCTATGAACAGGATGGACATTATCAATTTGTCACGAAAGATGCCGAATCCGTTGTAGCTGTACCATATGATGTGCCTGTGATTGCTTATGGCCAGCCCCATGTAAATACCTTGCGATTGTGGAGTGCGGAGCCCAAACGGGAGACATCGCTCGATACCCCTTCGAACTATTACGGATATCTGGATTACAGCCGTTCGGTAGAATCGATCTCGGAGTTTTTGTATCCGGATGATTCCCAATACGAGGGCAAGCTGCTTCGTCTGAAGCAGCAATATTTCATGTGTTCCGCAGGCGTACAGAGTGCTTTGCGTACATTTAACAAGCTTGAGCTTTCGTATGATCGATTGCCGGATAAAGTGGCGTTCCATATTAATGATACGCATCCAACACTCGTGATTCCCGAACTGATGCGTATTCTGATCGATGTCAAAGGTTATGGATGGGATGAAGCGTGGGATATCACGACCCGCACCGTATCGTACACCAACCATACAACGCTAAGTGAGGCGCTTGAAAAGTGGCCTGTGGCCATGATCAGCAAGCTGCTGCCACGCATTTACATGATTATTGAAGAGATCAACAAACGTTTCTGCGGCATGCTGCTCGAACGGTATCCCGGAGACCCGGATCGTATTCAGCATCTGGCGATTGTGGCGAACGATCAGGTGCGGATGGCTCATCTGGCGATTGTGGGCAGTCATAGCGTCAACGGTGTCGCGGCATTGCATACCGAAATATTGAAGGAACGGGAGATGGCTCCGTTCTATGCACTCTATCCGGAGCGCTTCAATAACAAAACCAATGGCATTACCCATCGCCGCTGGCTGATGCATGCCAATCCGAAGTTGTCGACTCTGATCACCGATACGATTGGAAGTGAGTGGATTAGGGAGCCAGGCAGACTGAATGAGCTGGTAGGCGTTGCAGACGATGCTTCATTCCAGCAGCACTTCCATTCCATTAAACGTAATAATAAGGAGCGACTGGCCGCGTACATCCTGGATCATACCGGAAGGGCTGTCAATCCGGATTCCATCTTTGATGTACAGGTGAAAAGGCTGCATGGGTACAAACGGCAGCTGCTGAACATTCTGCATGTTATGCATTTGTATAACCGTCTCAAGAGCGATGCTTCGTTTGATATCGTGCCACGTACGTTCATTTTTGGAGCAAAGGCAGCGCCGAGTTATTATTTTGCCAAAAAAATTATCAAGTTGATTAACACGGTGGCAGATACAGTCAACCGCGATGCGGCCGTGAAAGATCGCCTGCAGGTATTTTTCCTAGAAAACTATTCAGTCTCTCTTGCAGAGAAAATCATCCCAGCCGCAGACGTCAGCGAACAGATTTCAACCGCAGGCAAGGAAGCCTCCGGTACGGGGAACATGAAGTTCATGATGAACGGAGCATTAACCATTGGTACCATGGACGGCGCAAATGTCGAGATGGCGGAGCAGGTCGGTCAAGACAATATGTTTATCTTTGGTCTGAGTGCAGACGAAGTGCTTGAATATTACCGCTCTGGCAGTTATCGGCCGAGTGAGATTGTGCAGCAGGATGAACGGATTCGCGAGGTTGTGGAGCAGCTGGTGCATCCGGGAGCGTTCTGTGAGCGTGATGGTGAATTCTGGGATATCTATGATTCCTTGCTGGCCCATGGTGACGAGTACTTTGTGTTACGTGACTTTGCTGCCTATGCCGATGCACATGCTGCCATTGATTCGGCCTACCGCGATGTATCGGGCTGGACACGCAAGGCGGTGCTGAATGCCGCTCACTCTGGCATTTTCTCCAGTGATCGCACCATCAGTGAATATGCGACGGACATCTGGGGTATTCATCCGGTATCCGGACACTGGAAAGGTTAA
- a CDS encoding alpha-glucosidase: MVYIVWWKESVVYQIYPNSFKDSDGDGQGDLQGIYDKLDYLTDLGVDVIWICPIYDSPGHDNGYDIRDYYSILRKYGTMEDFDRLLAEAHKRGLKIMMDLVLNHTSDEHAWFAESRSSKVNPKRDYYIWRSGKNGQVPNNWESYFGGSVWKHDPETNEYYLHLYTEHQPDLNWNNAQMAEEMYEMVHWWLEKGVDGFRFDAVAHIAKADGLPSAHNPDNLPVVPAYQLFSNLEQVHSILNKLNDMILKPYGPMTVGETSGLGPEQALAYVGTDRNELNMVFQFEHMFVDAQSSGIGKWNYREWKLPELKEIMSNWQTVLHDRGWNANYMGNHDQPRPVSRFGDDGKYRVRSAQMLATWMLTLEGTPYIYQGEEIGMTNVAFPDIEDYRDIETMNYYRHHIGQGRAKHEVMQAIWRKSRDNARTPMQWDDTKHAGFTDGEPWIQVNANYPEINVEDAERDPQSILHYYRKLIALRKQHKVLIYGAYELLLPDDPDIYAYTRTLDDEQMLVILNFREHEPEMEWPEGWNQENAKTVISNVSRRYSTDKGAILLQPYEARVYRMQR, from the coding sequence GTGGTCTATATCGTTTGGTGGAAAGAGAGTGTGGTGTACCAGATCTATCCCAACAGCTTCAAAGATTCGGATGGAGACGGTCAGGGTGACTTGCAGGGGATATATGACAAGCTCGATTATTTGACTGATCTGGGTGTGGATGTCATTTGGATCTGTCCTATTTACGATTCACCTGGTCATGATAACGGATATGATATCCGTGATTATTACTCCATTTTGCGCAAATATGGGACGATGGAGGATTTTGACCGTTTGCTGGCGGAAGCACACAAGCGTGGTCTCAAGATCATGATGGATCTGGTGCTGAATCATACGTCGGATGAACATGCGTGGTTTGCCGAGTCACGTTCATCGAAAGTGAATCCGAAACGGGATTATTATATTTGGCGTTCAGGTAAAAATGGTCAGGTTCCAAACAACTGGGAGTCCTACTTTGGGGGTTCTGTGTGGAAGCATGATCCGGAGACGAATGAATATTATTTGCATCTTTATACGGAACACCAGCCTGACCTGAATTGGAACAATGCACAGATGGCAGAAGAGATGTATGAGATGGTGCATTGGTGGTTGGAAAAGGGGGTGGATGGTTTCCGTTTCGATGCGGTGGCGCATATCGCCAAGGCGGATGGGTTACCCAGCGCACATAATCCGGATAATCTGCCGGTTGTTCCTGCGTATCAGCTTTTTTCCAACCTCGAGCAGGTCCATTCGATTCTGAACAAACTTAACGACATGATCCTGAAGCCTTATGGTCCAATGACTGTTGGAGAGACTTCCGGGCTTGGACCGGAACAGGCGCTGGCCTATGTTGGGACAGATCGGAATGAGCTCAATATGGTATTCCAGTTTGAGCATATGTTTGTGGACGCTCAATCATCCGGAATCGGCAAATGGAACTATCGGGAGTGGAAGCTGCCCGAGCTGAAAGAAATTATGAGCAACTGGCAAACCGTGCTGCATGACAGAGGCTGGAATGCCAATTACATGGGCAATCATGACCAGCCGCGTCCGGTATCCCGTTTCGGTGATGATGGAAAGTACAGGGTGCGCTCTGCCCAGATGCTGGCTACGTGGATGCTCACTTTGGAGGGTACGCCTTATATTTATCAAGGGGAAGAGATCGGCATGACCAATGTTGCTTTTCCTGATATTGAGGATTATCGGGATATTGAGACAATGAATTATTATCGGCATCATATCGGTCAGGGGCGAGCGAAGCATGAAGTCATGCAAGCAATCTGGCGCAAGAGTCGTGATAATGCCCGTACACCGATGCAGTGGGATGATACGAAACATGCCGGATTTACCGATGGTGAGCCATGGATTCAGGTGAATGCGAATTATCCTGAGATTAATGTGGAGGATGCCGAACGTGATCCCCAGTCCATTTTGCATTATTACCGTAAACTGATCGCACTTCGCAAACAACATAAAGTACTCATCTATGGGGCATATGAGCTGCTTTTGCCGGATGATCCCGATATCTATGCCTATACCCGAACGCTGGATGATGAGCAGATGCTCGTTATTCTGAATTTCCGTGAACATGAGCCGGAGATGGAATGGCCTGAGGGATGGAATCAAGAAAATGCCAAGACGGTCATCAGCAATGTAAGCAGACGTTATTCCACCGATAAGGGAGCGATTCTTCTTCAGCCTTACGAAGCACGAGTTTACCGAATGCAGCGATGA
- a CDS encoding metal-dependent hydrolase: MLNITYHGHSSVQLGTEEKSLIIDPFLRGNELAVTKPEDIKTDAVLLTHAHMDHILDAEPIAKANNAKVVAIVELATYMSWKGLDTLGMNMGGTVDLGFAQAKMIQAFHTSGIVLEEEQRIMYAGLPAGYIINIGGKTILHAGDTSLFGDMKMIGDRHDIDVALLPIGGHFTMGPEDALQAAEWFNAKLTIPVHYDTFPVIRQDAEKFVEQLASKGLEGRVLAPGQSLTL, translated from the coding sequence TTGCTGAATATTACTTACCACGGACACTCCAGTGTACAACTGGGCACAGAAGAGAAGTCGTTAATCATTGATCCTTTCCTGCGTGGCAATGAACTTGCTGTCACCAAACCGGAAGACATCAAGACCGATGCCGTTTTACTGACACATGCACATATGGATCACATTTTGGATGCTGAACCGATCGCCAAGGCTAACAATGCCAAGGTGGTTGCGATTGTGGAACTGGCTACATATATGTCATGGAAAGGACTGGACACCCTTGGTATGAACATGGGTGGAACGGTGGATCTAGGCTTTGCGCAAGCCAAAATGATTCAGGCTTTCCATACGTCCGGAATTGTGCTGGAAGAGGAACAACGGATCATGTACGCAGGATTGCCTGCAGGATATATTATTAACATTGGTGGCAAAACCATTTTGCATGCCGGTGACACTAGCTTGTTCGGTGATATGAAAATGATTGGTGACCGTCATGATATCGACGTAGCACTACTGCCTATTGGTGGACATTTCACCATGGGACCGGAGGATGCTTTGCAAGCCGCTGAATGGTTCAATGCGAAGCTGACGATTCCGGTGCATTATGATACGTTCCCCGTGATTCGTCAGGATGCCGAGAAGTTTGTGGAGCAGCTTGCTTCCAAAGGTCTGGAAGGCCGTGTGCTGGCACCGGGACAATCCCTAACCCTGTAA